GCAGCGACACCGAGGTGCCGTTCTCGGCGGGCAGGAAGCTCATGTGCTGGATGGCCCAGTCCGACGTGAGCCAGTCGCGCCAGCCCTCGGCTCCGCAGCACTCCAGGGCCCTCTGCAGACTGTCCAGGGCGTCGGCGCGGCCCTCGTCCTGCGTGTAGCCGGCCACCGCTCGCTGCAGGCCGCTGCGAAACCCGCCGGCGATGTCTTGGCGGTAGAACAGGCCGGAGAGGCCCGCGGCCAACCCGGCGACCAGCGCGGCCAGCTGGAAGAAGCCGTAGGACCTGAGCACGCACGGCAGGTTGGCCGCCACCCCCAGGCAGCCCAGGAAGCCCCAGGCGGTGACGGCGGCGCCCGTGGAGACCAGGATGAGCGGGGCGTTGGGGTACCGGTTGGAGGACAGCATCATGTAGTCCGCCAGAGAGATCTGGGCCCACACGCCCAGGGTGAAGATGGCCAGGCCCGCGGCCCAGAAGAGGCAGCTGAAGGCCAGGAGAGCCAGGCGGAGGAGGTGCATGACTCCCACGGCGCGGCAGCAGGGCGCCGCCGCGGCACCGGGCGGAGGTGCCGGCGCCGCCAGGGAGGCCTCTGAGCACATGGACAAGGAGAggcgctgctgcggctgctgctgctgctgctgctgctgctgatgctgctgctgctgatgctggagccgctcctcctgctcctggtaCGGAGGCAGCAGGTAGCCGGGGATGGCTGACAGgcggcgaggaagaggaggaggaggaggaagaggagtgagCAGGTCCAGGCTGCGTGCGGAGGACAGTCTACGCACCGCGAGCTGCTCGCGCTCCCAGTCCAGAACCTGCCTGCTGGGACTCGGCCGGGCCGACAGGGAGTCGTAGGGCAGTGCGGAGCTCATGGTCCCGACTCCAGCTTTATCtactcccctctctctcttctccacaCTCACCCTTTCCCGTCTTCCCCTCCAACAGAGCCTTCACTCCTGTCCTCCTGCTACCCACAGTCCCCCTCCCACCTCTTTATGGCTGCTATTAATCCCCCACCAACACAACCAAGGCAGACTGGCCCATAAATCTCGCTGCAGGGCTTTCGCCGGCGCCGTTATCTGCATCCGCAgctctccctcttcttccagcctatttatctgtttatttcGGGGATCGCTTCCACCCGTGCAGCCACGAGAGCTCCACATTCCTCCGTTGAGAGCCACATCGCGAGGCTGGCTCTATCCTTGATGGTTGAGAGGTGATTGCAGCGGGCTGGACTGAGAATCCTCCCACGCACACCCTCTCTCGGTGTGGAGGAGGCATCAGCCCACATCCAGATTTAAGTCGTCAGTTACAGATGATTTCATGAGCAAAAAGTCATTTAAACGGTAACTTTAATGAACTTGTTGCCAATAAACTGATGAGGGATTAATAGGACTGATGAGAGTCAAAGATTTTACAGCTGAACAGTGAAAAATATTCAGAAGCTTATAGATATTTTGATGATGTCATTCTCTACTCGGCTGTCGTTCCTCTGGTTTATCGAAGCCTCTCACTTAATTAAACAGCTCCTTTCATTAGCACCATCATAACAGCAACATGATGACAGATAGGGAAAAACCCCACCCTGCAGAAGAAATAGCTGCACTGGAACATGGGGTATTTATATGCAACTGGCCACGTTAGCTTATTGTGTTTAATCGTTTGATGCCCTTGTTTAGCGCTGGAAGGACGAGCAGCAAGTAAACCACAAACAGCTTGAGGTTCTCGGAGGAAATGAGGTTATGTTTA
Above is a window of Betta splendens chromosome 9, fBetSpl5.4, whole genome shotgun sequence DNA encoding:
- the LOC114863253 gene encoding tetraspanin-7-like, with protein sequence MSSALPYDSLSARPSPSRQVLDWEREQLAVRRLSSARSLDLLTPLPPPPPLPRRLSAIPGYLLPPYQEQEERLQHQQQQHQQQQQQQQQPQQRLSLSMCSEASLAAPAPPPGAAAAPCCRAVGVMHLLRLALLAFSCLFWAAGLAIFTLGVWAQISLADYMMLSSNRYPNAPLILVSTGAAVTAWGFLGCLGVAANLPCVLRSYGFFQLAALVAGLAAGLSGLFYRQDIAGGFRSGLQRAVAGYTQDEGRADALDSLQRALECCGAEGWRDWLTSDWAIQHMSFLPAENGTSVSLPDSCCVRRKGCRNRPLLPDDSEDVAAAGIHPHGCFRKVFSLVNDNVFHIAATALGLAFIQIGGIALACLLANKTAPRQRRRVVAH